One Ignavibacteriales bacterium genomic window, CTTCCGTATGGGCGATTTCTTTGAGACGTTCGAAGATGATGCCATAACTGCATCCAAGGTGCTCGGCATTACTCTTACTAAGCGCGCAAACGGTAAAGCTTCTGATGTCCCGCTTGCCGGCTTTCCGCACCATGCGCTGGATAATTATCTGCCCAAGCTAGTCAAAGCCGGTCTCCGTGTTGCCGTATGTGAGCAAATGGAGGACCCCAAGCTTGCTAAAGGTATCGTGAAGCGTGATGTCGTCGAAGTTGTTACACCCGGTGCGACTTTCTCCGAGAAACTTCTCGACCATAAATCTAACAATTTTCTCGCCTCTATTTATATTAATGGCGACGTGTGTGGGTTTGCATTCTGCGATGTATCTACAGGCGAGTTTGCCACTTCGGAAGTTCATATCAAACAGTTGAAAGAACAGGTCGAGATCATCGGTCCCTCCGAGATACTTGTCTCGAAAAAGGAAAAAGAAAAAGTTTTTCAGACGATAGGCTTCGACCCGGACGCATCATTCGATGAGAAGAAGAAATATGTTATTACTAAGATTGACGATTGGGTATTTAACAATGATTATGCTGTCGAGCTCCTGACGACACAGTTTAATACTAAGTCGTTAAAGGGCTTCGGTATAGATAACATGCGAGAAGGCATTATTGCCGCGGGATGTATCCTGAATTACCTTAATGAGACGCAAAAGACAAATCTCGAGCACCTAAAGAAGATCTATAATTATGACTATTCCGATTATATAATACTCGACCCGTCTACTAAGCGGAATCTGGAAATAACATCATCCATTTCCGAGGGCGGGAGGGAAGGAACACTTATCTCTATACTCGACTGTACCGAGACTGCAATGGGCGGACGCCTGCTTAAGAAATGGGTTTCCAGACCATTAAAGAAAAGAGAGCAGATCGAGCGAAGACTTGAAGCAGTGAGCGATCTATATAGTAATAAGCGCGAGAGGGAAGACCTTCTAAACGATCTAAAATCTGTTGCGGACCTGGAGCGACTACTCTCAAAAGTTTCCACCGGCAAAGCAGTACCGCGTGACATACTCCAGCTCAAAATTTCCCTGTTGCAGATAAATAACATTCGTGAGAAACTGGATAATTTCACCTCTAAATCCATTACGTCACTCAGACAGAATCTGATTGACATTCCCGAACTCACTAAAGAGATAGAGAAAGCGGTCAACCAGAACTTCATCGAAGGCAGAGATAATTACGGTGTGATAAACAAAGGTTACAATCCGAACCTGGATGAACTCAAGGACATTATGATCAACGGAAAAACCTGGATGGATAACTTCCAATCACGGGAAAGAAAGCGAACGGGAATAAATTCGCTGAAGGTTGCTTTCAACAAAGTCTTCGGTTATTACATTGATATCACACGCACTCATGCAGATAAAGTCCCGCAGGATTACATTCGTAAGCAGACCCTCGTCAATAGCGAGCGTTACATCACGCAGGAACTCAAGGAGTACGAAGACAAGATCCTCAACGCGGAAGAAAAGATCTCCGTCATTGAAAGCAAGATTTTTAACGACCTGCGATTGTTTATTTTGCAATTCACGGACGACATACAAAAGAACGCAATTCTCATTGCGACACTGGACACTCTGCTCAGTTTCGCGCAGGTATCGGAGATGTACCGTTACATTCGCCCTGAAGTAAATGATTCCGACGCTATAACCATTGCCGAAGGACGCCATCCCGTCATCGAACGCCTCCTGACGGCAGGAGAACAGTACATTGCTAATGACACAGCGATCGACACTGCTAATAACCAGATCCTGATCATTACCGGTCCTAATATGAGCGGTAAGTCAAGCTATCTCCGACAGGTGGGATTGATAGTTCTGCTTGCCCAGATAGGATGTTTTATTCCTGCTAAAAGCGCGAGTATCGGCATAGTGGATAAGATATTCACTCGCGTCGGGGCTTCGGATAATATTGCTAAAGGCGAAAGTACGTTCCTGGTCGAGATGCATGAAGCCGCGAATATACTCAATAACGCCACCTCAAAAAGTCTAATCCTTCTCGACGAGATAGGGCGCGGAACAAGCACATACGATGGTATCTCCATTGCGTGGGCTATGACGGAGTATCTTCACGAAAATCCTAATATTCGTGCCAAGACGCTTTTCGCAACACACTATCATGAACTCAATGCTCTCGCAAATCTCTATCCCCGAATAAAAAACTACCGAGTGGAAGTCCGCGAATACGGTGATAAGGTCATCTTCCTCCGAAAAATAAACGAAGGCACTGCCGATCACAGCTATGGTATTCAGGTCGCGCAGATGGCTGGTCTCCCGGATGCCGTCACAAAGCGCGCGAAGGAAATACTGAATTCCCTCGAAGACAAAGAATCCTCCCGCAAGAAAAAAGATCAATTGCAGGTCAGCTTGTTCGAAGTTGAGAAGAAGGAAGAAAAAGATGAGACAACAGACGAAGTAATTAAGATGCTGGACGAAGTTGATGTAAACAATATCACACCGGTAGAGGCTTTAAATATGCTGAAAAAAATTAAGGATAACTTATAAGCCCTTTATATTTCGTCAAAACCTTCGTTTCCATTATAGACATAATATGACCACTTATTGTGATAATCCTCAAAGGATTCTCCGAAAATTATCAATTGCTTTCTTAAACTTGAAAAGTCATTAAATACGTCTGCTAATTTAATTATTTTGGCGTAATGGGTAAGGTATGTTTCAATATCGGTTTCTTTTTTAGGATAGGTGATTAATACTTTTAGTGGACAATTTAAAAGAGAAAGCTTGGATATCTCATTATGAGAATAATTTATAACGTTTTCATGCTCAATCGCAACTGACGCGTAATTAACATACAAATAATCATCAGAAAAAAATTCGGTTATTAATTCTGTGTAAAAAATTGAATCGAATGACCAATAGTTAATAGTAGATTGTAAGTTTAATTTCTTAGCAACTTCATTCAGCAAACCTGGTTTTTCATAGGTCCCAAGCATTAGTCTTGAGTAGTCTGGAAATTTATTCCATAGCTCTGAAATAGTTCGTTCAGATTCTTCCACCACTATCTTAAAGTAATCCTTGAATTGTAACGGCGTAATAAGTCTCGATATCATAATTATTCTTTAAAAATTTAAAGCCGTCCTATTGGACGGCTCACTAATTCTAAAACTCTTCGACTCTATACTCTTTAAAAAACTCTATAAACCCTACTTTATATTATACTGCCATAATGCATCAGCCAGGTCCATTATTCCCTGTAACCTGGGCTGCAGTGAAGGGTCTATCTTTATTGCTTTCTTCCAGCTTGATATCGCCCTCTCGTAGTGCTTGTCATTATAATAAGCTATTCCCATGTTTACGTATGCCTCGGCATTGTCCGGCTGTTTCTTTACCACCACTTCAAAGTCCTCTATAGCTTCCTCATTATCTCCGTCACTCATCTTTACCACACCTCTTGAATAATATGCCTGCAGGTTATCCGGAAAAAGTTTTATTACTCTCGTAAAATCTTTTATGGACTTTTCGTATTCCTCCATTTTGAAATACGTCTCGCCCCTGTTATTATATGCCGGCGCGTAAGCCCTGTCTATGCTGATAGCCTTATTAAAATCCTTAAGCGCCTTCTCATAATTTTTCGCCGCGAAATATGCCAGCCCTCTATAGTTATATCCTTTGTGATCGTTCGGGAATATGTCGAGGAACTTTGAATAATACTCGATAGCTTCCTTATTCTCACCCTCTTCATACAGGTTCTTTCCCTGGTAAAAATAATTAAGTGCCTGCAGTTTCTTCTGGTCGGAATAATTTCCCAGGTCGGTTGACATCACGGTATTGATAGGGATTGCAAAGTTTAGATTATTCCCGCCTTTTAGTCCCAGAGCGGTTATGCCGATGAGTTCACCCTTCGAATTAAAGATAGCCCCGCCGCTGCTTCCCGGTGACAGGCTGGCGTCTATCTGTATCAAACTGCTTTTTATATCACCCAGCGATGTTCTGTATCCGCTCACGATACCCTTTGTGATCGTATTCTCGAGCCCCATTGGACTGCCTATTGCGTAAACCTCCTCGCCGATCTTTAAGTTGTCGCTGTTTCCAACCGGTATGTTTGCGCAATCCCATCCGTCGAGTTGTGCTATTACTACATCCTTTTCTACATCTACACCTATTATCGCGCTGTAATTTAGAGTGTCCTCGTCATGCACTACTATCATTTTCTCGGCTCCAGCAAATACGTGGAAGTTCGTTAACAGCATTCCTTTATCCTTGAGGATCACACCGCTGCCCTGACCCATTACTTCCCCGTTAAAATCGACCGGGTATATTACAACAATCGATTTATTATACATTTCGAAAATTTCTTCCGGCTTGAGCGATTGAGAGTGGACCGGCAGTGAAAAGAATAAAAATGCCAGCAAAAACGTGGTAATTAGTGCTCTCATGATTTCCCTTTATTAATTTGTGATAGTTGTTTTTTATAGATTAATATTGTAAGGTATGGGTTAATAATAATGTTTTTACACAATAATATCTACAAAATAAATCCTCCATATGGTCAAATTTTCATTCATTAAAAACCTCAAAAACATACAACAAATTACAATTTTTTTATTTGGGTTTATATTTTCCATTCTTTATTTTAATTTAAAATTAACTCCAAATAACTAAAATTATCGGAAAATGTCAGATCTACATGGTAAACTTGATCAGATCAAGTCAAAGGAAAACTTTCTCGAAAAAATAAAGAGATGGATCCCCGGCTACGACGGGTATGTTAATAGGGACAATTCACGCGAGCTCGATACCATACTCAGAAACCAGCTTGCAGCCAGGCTCGAAGACAATAAGACAAAAATTAAGAATACGGTTTTAAACCTGTCGAAAGATAAAAAACTTTTTGAGAGTCAGGACATTGATAAGCTCGACAAGAAAAACGAAAACGCTATTGCAAAGTTGAGGTCAGCTGCGCGCGGATATAGCGGAGCGTTCGACGTAGTTAAGATAAAAGAAGAAAAGCTTACACAGCTTTATGATTACGACGCTTCTTTGATCGGTGATGTCGAAGCTCTCAGCGGTCTTTTCTCAGAAATGGAAAATAACAGCGCTGCCGGCACGGACATAAAAGAAGCCGTCGGAAAGATATCTTCTACGCTTGATGACATGCTTAGAAAGTTCGACGCACGTGAAACATTACTGCGTGAATTTTAGTTAAATAAATAAAAAAAATTTTATTTTAATATAAACCACATAGAAATGGCACTTATAGATGTAATACAATTTTTCGATGAGACCGGGAGGACTATGGTGCATCGCGAACCGCAGGACGGTTCCGCGGCATTCCGTCTCGGCACACAGCTCATTGTGCAGGATTCACAGGCTGCCGTCTTTTATCGCGACGGTAAAGCGCTCGATGTATTCCAGGCGGGAAGACATACTCTGACAACGGAAAATATTCCTTTGCTGACTAAACTTATCAGCCTGCCTTTCGGCGGTACATCACCGTTCCAGGCACAGGTCTATTTTGTTGCTATGAAAAAGTTCATAGACCTGAAATGGGGTACGAAGTCACCTATCAATTTCCGTGACACAGAACTCAATTATGTCCAGCTCCGCGCATCCGGTAAATTTTCGATCAGGGTAGTTGACCCGAGACAATTCCTCATGGAGATAGTCTCTACGCAGGGTCTTTACATGACTAATGAGATCGAAGATTACCTTAGGGACGCGATCGTATCGAGATTGAATACAGTTCTTGGTCAAAACCTGAAGACGGTTTTCGACCTTGGACAAAATTATCCACAGATCGAGACAGGTGTAAAATCCGAAGTATCGGACTTCTTCAAATCCATGGGTATCGAACTTACCGACCTCATTATTGCCGGTATCGTACCTCCGGAAGAAGTACAGGAAAAGATCAACGAAAGAAGCTCAATGGGCGCTGTCGGAGATCTCGACGCTTACATGAAATTCAAAACTGCTCAATCTATCGAAAAGGCAGCCGAAAACGAAGGCGGCGGTCTCGCAGGTATGGGCGCAGGTCTTGGTGCCGGTATGGGAATGGCTAATATGATGACACAGGCATTCAATAACCAAAATCAGAACCAGGGACAAAATCAAAATCCGCAGAACCAGAATCAACAGCCGGTTCAGCAAAAGATGTCCATGGATGAGATCACTGCGGCTATCGAAAAGCTCGGGAAACTTAAGGAGCAGGGACTTCTTACTCAGGAAGAATTCGATACAAAGAAAGCAGATCTGTTAGCAAAAATGTAGTCGGTTGATTTCACCGCAAAGACGCAAAGGTTTATGAATGAGAATGAACTTGCAAAGATTGTAGTTGATAAAGCTTTAAAAGTTCACAAAGTACTTGGACCGGGTTTATTGGAATCTGCGTATGAAGAATGCCTTTACTATGAATTAGCCAAGGCAGGTCTTAAAGTCGAACGACAGAAACCAATGCCCTTGAAATATGAAGATGTATCTTTGGATTGTGGATATCGGTTAGATATTCTCGTTAATGATAAATTGATAATTGAAATTAAAGCTGTTGAGAAGTTCAATAATATTTATTTTGCTCAACTGTTGTCATATTTAAGGCTTTCAAATCTTAAGTTAGGACTTTTAATAAATTTTAATGTTACTTTGCTAAAAGATGGTATTAAAAGAATAGCTAATAACTTATAGCTTTTTTCTTTTCTTTGCGTCTTTGCGGTGAGTTAAATCTTTTATGGAAACTGTTACCTCTTCAACCATAATCTGTCCCCAGTGCGGGGGCGAAAATAAGATCCCAACCGATTCCCGATTCCTTGAATGCGAATTTTGCGGGTCTTCTATTTTCGTAGATAAAAGCAAAGTTGTAAATCACTACGTCGTCCTGTCAAACTTCGACCAAAACGAAGCTATCGGAAACGTAAAGCGTTGGATGGCTGGAAATTTTCACGTAAAAGACCTGGACAAGAATGCGCAGATAGCACAGGTCTATTTCTATTATTTCCCGCTGTGGTATTTCAAGACCAACCAGGGGGGAGTTGATAAGATCTATCTTCAGCCCGCGCACTCGACACCTATCTCGGAGATCAAGAACATACAAATACCCGCGGGCGACCTAAAAGTATACCATAAAAACGAGTTTGACGAGAAACAGTTCGTTTCTCCGGATGTGCTTTTTGAATCCGCGCAGAGCTGGCTACAGCAGTCCGGCGTAGACGCGTCTGAAGTTGCGGAGGCTAACCTTGTTCATATCCCATTTTACCAGGTTTACTATAATTATGACGGTAAGCAGTACAGCGCGATGGTCGAGGCTTCGTCGGGAAAAGTTTATGCGAACCTATGGCCCGCCAAGAAAGAAACACCTTTCAGGATGCTATTTGCAGGAAGCATTTTGCTTTTCGCTCTTGCAAGCCTGGTTAGTTTCGTCATTGGTTTGGCTGTCTCGACTGATGAATCCGGTCTGGCAATGGGCGAGGTGATAAAAATACCCGCTTACATACTTACGGCTATTCCGTTGATAATAATATCGTATTACATAGCAAAAAAAGTTTGACAATTATATGGACGATATAAACGAAATAAAAGAACAGGAAAATACCCAGAAGCAGGCGATCCAGTTCAAAAAGGAAAAGATCATACGTGGTATTACTTGCCCTGCCTGCGGTGGTGAACTCGATATCCGTGATGGTATCCGCACCTTCAATTGCAAATACTGCGGAACACTCCTTACATCCAAAGGTGACAGCGAATCGGTAAAATTTTACGTCCCTAAAAAGATCAGCCGTGAGGATGCTATTAACCGCATGAAGGCGTGGCTCGGCAAAGGGCTCGACAAAGCAAAAGGTCTCGCTGCTAAATCCACCGTTGAGGACGCGTTCCTGGTCTATATTCCTTACTGGAGGGTCAGAGCAGACGTCGTCGGATGGGTGTTCGGACAGGAAAAACGTACCCGCACCGTAAACGGTAGAACACAGACCTATTACGTCGATGTGGAAAAGAAGATACAAAAACCGTTCGATAATACTTTCGCCGCGTGTGATATATCGGAGCTCGGCGTAAATAAGGTCAATCTTGCGGGAGATGAAATTAAGCCAATAGATTACGAAACCCTCGAACTCGAGGGTATGATATTCAATATTATCTCGTCACGAAATGAAGTCTCGACCGGCGCATTCCAGCAGTTTCAGTCCAGCGCGAGAGGAGAAGCCAATCTATACAATGTAACATTTGAGCACTATGACCTGGTCCGCGAAGACATCAGTGTTGTTTATTACCCTCTATGGGTTACCCGTTACAGCTTTATGGGCAGGACATACCAGGTGGTGATAGACGGTGAGGACGGTACTATTGCATACGGAAAAGCTCCCGGAAATAATCTATATCGTGCCGTTGTTGG contains:
- a CDS encoding tetratricopeptide repeat protein; the protein is MRALITTFLLAFLFFSLPVHSQSLKPEEIFEMYNKSIVVIYPVDFNGEVMGQGSGVILKDKGMLLTNFHVFAGAEKMIVVHDEDTLNYSAIIGVDVEKDVVIAQLDGWDCANIPVGNSDNLKIGEEVYAIGSPMGLENTITKGIVSGYRTSLGDIKSSLIQIDASLSPGSSGGAIFNSKGELIGITALGLKGGNNLNFAIPINTVMSTDLGNYSDQKKLQALNYFYQGKNLYEEGENKEAIEYYSKFLDIFPNDHKGYNYRGLAYFAAKNYEKALKDFNKAISIDRAYAPAYNNRGETYFKMEEYEKSIKDFTRVIKLFPDNLQAYYSRGVVKMSDGDNEEAIEDFEVVVKKQPDNAEAYVNMGIAYYNDKHYERAISSWKKAIKIDPSLQPRLQGIMDLADALWQYNIK
- a CDS encoding SPFH domain-containing protein, with product MALIDVIQFFDETGRTMVHREPQDGSAAFRLGTQLIVQDSQAAVFYRDGKALDVFQAGRHTLTTENIPLLTKLISLPFGGTSPFQAQVYFVAMKKFIDLKWGTKSPINFRDTELNYVQLRASGKFSIRVVDPRQFLMEIVSTQGLYMTNEIEDYLRDAIVSRLNTVLGQNLKTVFDLGQNYPQIETGVKSEVSDFFKSMGIELTDLIIAGIVPPEEVQEKINERSSMGAVGDLDAYMKFKTAQSIEKAAENEGGGLAGMGAGLGAGMGMANMMTQAFNNQNQNQGQNQNPQNQNQQPVQQKMSMDEITAAIEKLGKLKEQGLLTQEEFDTKKADLLAKM
- the mutS gene encoding DNA mismatch repair protein MutS, translated to MKQYRQIKQKYPDTLLLFRMGDFFETFEDDAITASKVLGITLTKRANGKASDVPLAGFPHHALDNYLPKLVKAGLRVAVCEQMEDPKLAKGIVKRDVVEVVTPGATFSEKLLDHKSNNFLASIYINGDVCGFAFCDVSTGEFATSEVHIKQLKEQVEIIGPSEILVSKKEKEKVFQTIGFDPDASFDEKKKYVITKIDDWVFNNDYAVELLTTQFNTKSLKGFGIDNMREGIIAAGCILNYLNETQKTNLEHLKKIYNYDYSDYIILDPSTKRNLEITSSISEGGREGTLISILDCTETAMGGRLLKKWVSRPLKKREQIERRLEAVSDLYSNKREREDLLNDLKSVADLERLLSKVSTGKAVPRDILQLKISLLQINNIREKLDNFTSKSITSLRQNLIDIPELTKEIEKAVNQNFIEGRDNYGVINKGYNPNLDELKDIMINGKTWMDNFQSRERKRTGINSLKVAFNKVFGYYIDITRTHADKVPQDYIRKQTLVNSERYITQELKEYEDKILNAEEKISVIESKIFNDLRLFILQFTDDIQKNAILIATLDTLLSFAQVSEMYRYIRPEVNDSDAITIAEGRHPVIERLLTAGEQYIANDTAIDTANNQILIITGPNMSGKSSYLRQVGLIVLLAQIGCFIPAKSASIGIVDKIFTRVGASDNIAKGESTFLVEMHEAANILNNATSKSLILLDEIGRGTSTYDGISIAWAMTEYLHENPNIRAKTLFATHYHELNALANLYPRIKNYRVEVREYGDKVIFLRKINEGTADHSYGIQVAQMAGLPDAVTKRAKEILNSLEDKESSRKKKDQLQVSLFEVEKKEEKDETTDEVIKMLDEVDVNNITPVEALNMLKKIKDNL
- a CDS encoding GxxExxY protein → MNENELAKIVVDKALKVHKVLGPGLLESAYEECLYYELAKAGLKVERQKPMPLKYEDVSLDCGYRLDILVNDKLIIEIKAVEKFNNIYFAQLLSYLRLSNLKLGLLINFNVTLLKDGIKRIANNL